Genomic DNA from Tachyglossus aculeatus isolate mTacAcu1 chromosome 10, mTacAcu1.pri, whole genome shotgun sequence:
CAAGGCAGTATTTGAGTGCCTCAGACCActccttgtgatgatgatgatgatgatgatgatgatgatggcatctgttaagcgcttactatgtgccaagcactgttctaagcgctggggggggggatacaaggtaatcaggttgtcccacatggggctcacagtctaaattcccatttttcaggggagataacagccacagagaagtgaagtgacttgctcaaagtcattcagctgacaaGCTATGTGCCTGTGTGCCTGGCagtgtactaaggcctggggtggatataagaaattggggttagatacagtccctgtaccatgtggggctcgcagtcttaatctccacttgacagatgaggtaactgaggcatggagaactgaaatgacttgctcaagatttcacagcaggcaagtgagacaggtggcagagccgggattagaacctgtgacctatgactcattcattcattcattcaatccgtatttattgagtgcttactgtgtgcagagcactgtactaagcgcttgggaagtacaagttggcaacatatccaagcccgtgttctttccactgagccacactgcttctctgcccctggCTCTGTTTCAGTGTCCGAGGAGCTGAGGATCTGAATTCTCCTTTCCTCACGGTCGCCCAGGATCCTCAAGGAAGACTCTCATGGAAAACCCCATTTCCcagctttcttctctcccttttattTGACCCAGCCCCGCCAGGCGCCTCAGCCCCACGGCCTGGACCGCAGTCTCCATGTCCTGCTGATGCAGCAGTTCGAGCCCCCTCTTCGACAACTCTGCCCCTGATCACCCATCCCAAGCTTGGTTCCTGGCCATTTGACCCAAAACctatgaaggagaagcagcatggcctaatggacaaagcagtaggagccagaggtcatgggttctaatctcagccccgccgcttgtctgctttgtgaccctgggcaagtcacttcgcttctccggccctcagttccctcattggtcaaatggggattaagactgtgagccctatgtgggatagggactttgtccagcccaatttgagTATCtgccccgatgcttagtacagtgcctggcacctagtaagcgtttaacaaatgccatttaacagAACAAGACAAAAACCAGAGGAAGCGGAGATGTACTTACACTGTTAGGGTAGAggagcggcagaggcaggaacaGGAGCGGGACGAGGACAACTAGAAGCAGATTCCGGGCTCTGACAAGTTCCTTCAGCAAGGCCATAGCGGTCCCCCGTTAGTGAGTGAGCCACCTCACTCctcactctctccttttccccactgaccctccttctgctcctctatCGGGAACACTAGCCCACCCTAGGATAGCTCACTCCACTCAGAGATTTTCCCTTTCCGTTCTTATCGTGCGCCCTGAGGACCTCAATAGAGCGGTTGCTCGCTCCTCTTCTAAAGTGGCAAGGAAAGGATGCCGAAGGAGCCGATCTGTTCTGGCAGGTTAGGTGGGGTTGATGAGGATGGGAGTATGACCATGAGAATGGAGCCAGCCTGGGATTACACAGCGGGGCATAGTGGGCACTTTAGTGTCTTTGGTTGGCTCAGTTCAGCATTGGCCACTCTGCGGGGTGACTTTCTGGCCCAGGGGCCTTACCCCGaagtcctccctttcccccaagtTGGTTGGACTCTTGACCAAGTCCAAATTCGGCTTTTGGGGAAATCCCATCAAAGGCATCAAAAGTGAGCCTCCGTGGGATTTTTGACCGCCCTTCCTGTGCCAAGTCAATCGTGGCTCATTTTGGCTCACTCCTTCAATTTCAGATTCCCCCCCGGAACTTTCCCTCCTGATCCCAGTCTATTCCCAGTTTCCTATTCCGAGGCCCTCAGGGGAGGGAGACGGGTCTAAAGGCACAGTGGCTTCGGCTCTCCTTCTTTCAAATCCCGTTGGGTCTCCACCTGGCAGCTTCCTTTCCCTCCAGCCTAAGCCTCCCGGAGCAGAGAAACCCCTGAAGGCATTCCTCGGGATGGGGGAATAAAAATTCACTGGAAACCCGCCTCAAACTCTAATCCACCTGTGGGAAGTCAGGAAAGGGACAGTGGACCCACCCACTCTCTATAGGCCAATTAAAGTTCTTGAGAGGATAAGGCCCTGTGTGACTGGCCACAGCAGAACCCAGCACCTGCTGAGTTTGAAAAACAACGGCAACTTGCAGCACTTTTAATTGTCTGAATGCTTTAGCTGTACATTCCCCGGCCtgaaatgataataacgataactaCCATCGTCATCGTAGTTTCATCTCTGTAGGTGGGCAAGTGTTCTTTGCCTCACTGTGGGACCCAAGCAAGATCTGGGGTGTTCCCAGTCAAGCGCCCCTGGAAAGAAATCCAGGGTTCTGAGGGAGATGggcttcttcattcaatcgtatttattgaacgcttaccgtgtgcaataaGCTCCTTTGTGGACTGGCATCCTAGGCCACTTTACTTGCCCTTGAGAAGAACCTGAAGGCAcaggcttgtggaaagagcacaggcctgggaatcagaagacccgggttctaattctacctttgCCATTTGTCTACCGTAAgatgtcgggcaagtcacttaacttctgtgggcctcagttacatcatctgtaaaatgggaattaatactgtgagccctgtgagggacatggactgtgtccaaccttataaacctgtatctaccccagcgcttagtacagtgcctggcacatagtaattacttaacaagggctatttttaaaaaagggggccTGGgccttttccaatcaatcaatcaatcaatcaatcaatggtatttttagtgcccacagtgataataataataataatggcatttattaagcacttactatgtgcaaagcactgttctaagcactgggggggatacaaggtgatcaggttgtcccatgtggggctcacagtcttaatccccatttaacagatgaggtcactgagggacagagaataataataataataatgatggcatttattaagcgcttactatgtgcaaagcactgttctaagcgctggggaggttacaaggagaaccggttgtcccatggggggctcacagtcttaatccccattttacagatgagggaactgaggcacagagaagttaagtggcttgcccaaggtcacctagctgacaagtgacagagctgggattcgaacccatgacccctgactcccaagcctgtgctctttccactgagccacgctgcttccacgtgtAAGATGagacaagagcttagtatagcgctctgtatgcagtaagcgctcaataaatgccattgatcgactgattgaggcAAGACTTGTCGGTTATTAGTTTGTTGGGTGACCAGCAGGATGAACTTTGTGAAACAAGACTGGAATACTGAAATAAGAAGGATGGGAGTTAGGAGAGGCACTGAAATTctttatggaatttttttttccctctaaagTCCCACCCCGGTGACAGGGGGTGACTCTGCTTTAGGGAAGTGTGACCCCCCTTAGGGAGCTTAATCTCAAGTAATCTCTAGTGGGCTTATTTGCTCACACCCTATTTTTGTGCCCATTTTTCAAGCTCAAAATGGGACAGCCATTCAGTGTTTAAATGTATCCGTTTGGGAGAGGCAACAGGAAAAGTTCACCTGGATTCCCTTTGTCATGAGCTGAAATCTAAACCGTGCTGCTGCTGAGGTCAGGCTTTTTTGACTCTAGAAATCCTTTAATAGTCCTTCATGAAATGACTGGATCGATAAAAGAACCAACCAAGAAGATTAGCAAATTGAGAGAGCACCATATCATATCTTTATTGCAcctaaaatgctttttttttgttaaataaaCCCAGGAAATGGGGAAGACGGGGTGATAGACATTCTCTCGGGAAGGCAGTCACTTTAAAACTGAGACACAgcgtggactaataataatagtaatggtgacatttattaagcacttactatatgcaaggcactgttctaagcgctggggaggttacaaggtgatcaggttgtcccacgtgggggctcacagtcttcatccccatttgacagatgagggaactgaggcacagagaagttgagtgacgtgcccaaagtcacacagctgacaaatggcagagctggcatttgaacccatgacctctgactccaaacccgggctcctttccactgagccacgctgcttctctgataattttCTAAtaagttagagcccgggcctgggtgtcagaaggtcctgtgttctaatcccagctccaccacttgtctgctgtatgaccttgggaaagtctcttaatgtctctgtgcctcagtttactcaactgttaaatggggattcaatgcctgttgtcccacctacttagactgcgagcctcagggcggggaagagactgtgtctgacccgattaacttgtatctacttcagcactggGACAGTGGCtaacacatagtagatgcttaaaacataccataaaatatatatatattatattttacatatatatatatatatatatatatacagaggaCATTAGACAAGGTTTTTGTCCATCAGGGGTGGAGGTCACCTAACTTGTGTCTCCCATATATGAGCTCCCTCATTCCTGGAGAAGTCCGGAAGACCCCAGGACAGCACCAGGGGATAACTCTTGTGATGTGAAATGGCTCAgtgtgggtcatcatcatcatcaatcgtatttatggagcgcttactatgtgcagagcactgtactaagcgcttgggaagtacaaattgggtcgGGAacgcgtccaccaactctgttgcattgtactctcccaagcgcttagcccagtgctcagcacacagtaagcactcaataaataccactgatgcgggcagggaatgtgtctaccaaatccgttatattataataataaccatggcatttgttaagcgcttactacgtgccaagcactgtactaagcgctggggtggatacaagcaaatcgggctggacacagtccttgtcccacgtgagggtcacattctccatccccattttacagatgaggtaactgaggcacagagaagggaagtgatttgcccaaagtcacacggtagacatgtgagcccgctgttgggtagggaacgtctctatatgttgccaacttgtagttcccaagcgcttagtacagtgctccgcacacagtaagcgctcaataaatacgactgaatgaatgaatgaatgtggcggagcaggaattcaaacccaagacttctgactccaggcccatgctctatccagcgcttagaacagtgctttgcacatagtaagcgcttaataaatgccatcattattattactccatgctatactctcctaagggcttagtacagtgctctgcacacattaagcactcaattaataccattgattgattgattgatgatgatgatgatggcttcgcCTGGGTTTAGGAAGGCAAGAGGGTGGCTTTTCTAATTTCCTTTCCATCTTCCCAGTGTGACCAGTTTCAACAAGGCATCAGCACCAGGGGACGGCAGAGAATGAAGGATTTCCGGTGCCCAAGGGgcaccgtggctcggtggaaagagcccgggctttggagtcagaggtcatgggttcaaatcccggctccgccaattgtcagctgggtgactttgggcaagtcacttcacttctctgggcctcagttccctcatctctaaaatggggattaagactgtgagccccccatgggacaacctgattcccttgtaaccgccccagcgcttagaacagtgctttgcacatagtaagcgcttaataaatgccatcatcatcatcatcatcaccctggggactaaaggtgggggtgggggtgaagctgGGGGAACCCCTCTCCCCAAaagtgaagcagtgtagctcagtagaaagagctcgggctttggagtcggaggtcatgggttcaaatcccagctctgccaattgtcagctgtgtgactttgggcaagtcacttctcttctctgtgcctcggttccctcatctgtaaaatggggattaagactgtgaaccccccttgggacagcctgatcaccttgtaacctccccagtgcttagaacagtgttttgcacctagtaagcgcttaacaaataccatcattgttattattattctctgtgcctcagttccctcatctgtaaaatggggattaagactgtgaaccccctgtgggacaacctgatcaccatgtaactgctaagaacagtgctttgcacatagtaagtgcttggtaaatgccatcattgttattattattattatttaaagtggtTGGCTGAGTtcctggggtgggagggcatCCTTCAGTGAGAGGGTCTGGAGCTGAGAGATAACATCAAGTCATGCTTCAAGGCCTGGAAAAGGCCGAGGAGGGAATGGGCCCATACATCTTTCTGGTGCCCGCGGGCTTTGGCGGTGCGGTAAGCCGCGTAGGCCAAAGTCAGCACCGTCCGTTCAAAGTCTTCCTTCCTGAGGACGCCGGAGTATCGGGAGAGCCGGGCGCTCAGCCGCAGGATGTCCGTGATGCCCTTGGGGATGACGTGGTTGCAGACGGCGCTGAAGTCGGCCGCCTTgcgcagggaggagagctcctcgtCCTTGATGGAGATCCTCAGGTCTTTGCCGATCTCCAGCTCTGCTAAAAGAAACTGGCGGGGGCCCAGGACACCCAGGGTCAGAGACTCAGTCGCGGCCCGGTGGAACGCctgcagtcagtcggtcagtcggaGAAGCGTGgcgtttgtgaagtgctttctccgcgccaggcattgtactaagcactggagtagattcaagataagcaggtctcacagtctaagtaggagg
This window encodes:
- the FAM180A gene encoding protein FAM180A; protein product: MCWKTLLLLLLYYDAQATVTPRWNRAPLFPAASRPKRSSSAPVNPVLQTSLEEVDLLYEFLLAELEIGKDLRISIKDEELSSLRKAADFSAVCNHVIPKGITDILRLSARLSRYSGVLRKEDFERTVLTLAYAAYRTAKARGHQKDVWAHSLLGLFQALKHDLMLSLSSRPSH